From Pedobacter sp. MC2016-14:
AGCCAGTGGGTTAACCACTGGCTTTTTTATGCTCATTGTTTATGAAACAAAATAAGCTGCTTTAGGACAATAAGCCCTGGTTGTCTTTGAGTTGTACGCCAGAGATTTTTAACCTGAATGATTCCTGAACCAGGTAGAATATTTTGCCCGCCGCCAGGTCAAAATCCAATCCTGCAGGGCGAATGTTGGAGATGCAGTTTCGGGAATCATCAGTTAAACCCTTTTTAGGCTGATAGGTTAAATAGGCACCTAAGCTGTCGGCAGAACTTAATCCCGGTCGCTCGCCAATCAAAATGAGCGAAAGTTTTGCTTCCAGCGCTTCGGCAATTTCATCTGCAATGGCCACGCGACCTTGTTCTACGATGCAAAGCGGTGCAAGGCTAAGACCGCTGCTGATTAGCTTCGGGAGCAGCCGGCTGAGTAGCGGGATGATGTTTTCCTGCAACGCAAGGGCGGATAGTCCGTCTGCAAGTACCAGGACTACATCTGCACCAGTGACCTGATTTTTTAAAATTTCAGCAGACTGTCCGTCCAGTTGCCTTCCCAGATCAGGTCGTTGTAAATACTGCGCCCTATCTGCAGCTCCACTGTGCAGCAAAAGAATAGGGAGATTAAATTTAGACAGCGCTTTGGCAAACTGATCTGGTTGTATGGAAGAATAGACCGCATCTCTGGCATGGGCATGCGCCAGCTTAAATTCAAGCGATGCTTTGGCAGGGATACTGGTTCCGGCGCGGCCCAGAGCTATGCGGGCATCGGTGAATTTTTTTAAAAGCGCTAGCTTTGCCATAAGCGGTCCATATTTTTTAATAACGAAGCAGAGGCATCTAAAAGACGACCAGCCTGATCTGTAATGCCTTGTTTGATGAGCCATTCTTCAAACTCAGGGGCAGGCTTTAATCCCAAAACTTTCCGGACGTATAGGGCGTCATGAAAAGAAGTAGACTGATAGTTGAGCATGATGTCGTCAGAGCCGGGAACCCCCATGATAAAATTGCATCCCGCTACACCTAGTAATGTGACCAAATTATCCATATCGTCCTGATCTGCTTCTGCATGGTTGGTATAGCAGACGTCAACACCCATAGGCAGACCCAGGAGCTTGGCACAAAAATGGTCTTCCAGTGCAGCGCGGATAATCTGTTTACCATCATATAAATATTCGGGGCCAATAAAGCCTACTACCGTGTTTACGAGCAAGGGTTTATACTCTTTTGCTACGGCATAGGCCCTGGTTTCGCAGGTTTGCTGATCTACGCCATGATGCGCATTTGCCGACAATGCACTGCCTTGACCGGTTTCAAAATACATGACGTTTTCACCGAGGCTCCCTCTTTTTAATGACAAAGTAGCCTGGTGTGCTTCCTCCAGTAAAGTTAAATTGATTCCAAAACTTGAATTGGCTTTTTCAGTACCTGCAATGGACTGGAAGCAAAGATCAACCGGAGCACCCCGGGCAATTAAATCGATAGTTGTGGTGACATGACTTAAAATGCAGGATTGCATCGGAATAGCGAATTGTTGCCTTAAATTATCGGTTAAATGCAGCAGTTTTAGCACCGCATCCGGGCTGTCTGTTGCCGGATTGATGCCAATTACCGCATCACCGCTACCATAAAGTAAACCATCTACAATACTTGCTAAAATCCCTCTTGGATCATCTGTTGGATGGTTGGGTTGCAGCCGGGTGGAAAAACGTCCCGGTAGTCCTATAGTATTGCGAAAACGGGTGATGACACTGCATTTTTTTGCTACGGCGATCAGGTCCTGGTTACGCATGATTTTGGAGACTGCAGCAACCATTTCCGGGCTGATGCCATTTGCAATGCTGGTTAAGGTAGCTGTATCTGTGGCATCGTCTAAAAGCCAATCGCGAAAAGCACCCAGGGTAAGGTGACTAATTGCAGAGAATGCGTCTGCGTCATGCTCATCAACAATAAGCCTTGTTACTTCATCGTCCTCATAAGGAATCACGCTCTCGTTTAAGAAAACCTTTAAGGGCACATCTGCTAAAGCAATCTGGGCAGCTACCCGCTCTTCATAGTTTTCGGCCGCTAAACCTGCAAGTGCATCACCTGTGCGGAAAGGAGAGGCTTTGGCCAGCAATTGCTTTAAATCATTGAATGAATAAACCCTTCCCCTGACAGTATGCTGATAAGCCATGGCTAATTCTTAAACAAGTTGAAATTAGGTTTGATGATTTTAACGCTTTTCTTGGAAAGGTCTACACTGGCGTTGAGTTCAAAGCCGATGAGCAGGATGAGCGAGTTGAGGTACAACCAGATCATGACAACGATGAGTGTGCCTATGGAACCATAAATTTTATTGTACGAGCTGAAGTGATTGATGTAAAAAGAAAAGCCCCAGATGGTTAAAAAAGCGAGGATGGTAGCCAGCCAGGAACCAGCGCTAAAGAAACGCCATTTTTTGGAATGTGCCGGCCCATAGCGGTATAAAACAGAGATGGTTACAAAATAGAGCAGGGCCAGTAGCATCCAGCGTGTAAGCTGAATTACATAATAGGTAATGTTGCCTTTGATGTGGAGCTCTGACTTGAGGTAGTTGAGTGCGATTTCGCCGACTGTCATGGCTCCGATACAAATCATCACAGAAGTGAAAATAACCAATGTTAGTATCAGGGAGATGAGCCTTCTTTTGAGCCATGAACGCGTTTCTACAATTACAGAAGACTTGTTGAAAGCCATCATTAAACTGTGCACACCATTGGTGGCGAAATAGGTGGAGACGATAAAACCAAAAGAGAGCAATTTGCCGTTCTGTATTTTTACAATTTCTATAAGGGTTACTTCAAAGGCATCGTAGGCTTTATGCGGCAAAATTAGGCCAATGAGCATCATCAACTGGTCTTGAAAACCGTTGGGAAGAAAAGGGATGAGTGTAAACAGGAAAATGATGCCCGGAAAAATGGCCAGCATAAAATTATAGGCCAGGGAAGAAGCTTTGTTGACCAGAGAATCTTTTTGAATTTCCTGCAGGAAAAATGCGGCAACCGTATACAATGGGAGTGGGCTAAAACCCGGCAAAACATAAACTTTTGTCCAGTCTATTAACAAGGTGTAAGGTCTTGTTTTTAGCAGTAGTTTATGTAGCCATTCCATAGTTCAATTTAAAAGTAAGCAGCAATTTTATCCATGAATTCTTTTGGTGCCGTGCATGGCTTTTTAGTCTTCATGTCAAAAAAAACCAATGTGGTGGCACCGATATTGATCAGCTCCTGAGCGGGATTGTACAATTCGTAATCGAATGAAATGCGGACGCCTGGCAATGTTTTTACGGTGGTTTTAATGCTGATTTCCTGGTCGTAAAACGCAGGCTTGATGAATTTACACTGCAGTTCGAGAACGGGCAGCATTACGCCGTCCCTTTCCATAGCCGCATAATCCATTCCCAGACTTCTTAGCATTTCAACCCGCGCTACTTCATAATATTCTGCATAGTTACCATAATAAACGTAACCCATCTGATCTGTTTCTCCGTATCGGACCCTAACTGTACTGGTATGAATATACATTATCTGAAGATGTTGCGTTTATTTAAAGCATCCCTGTATTTTTTAGCATTGATGTTGTGCTCTTCTTTGGTCACAGCAAAATTGTGGTAACCGGAAAAATCTTCTTTGGCACACATGTAAATGTAGTTGTTATGGTCGTGGTTAAGCACCGCATCAATGGCATTGATGCTCGGCATCATGATGGGGCCCGGAGGCAGTCCTGCGTATTTATAGGTGTTGTACCTGGATTCTGTTTTTAGTAAAGCACCTGTTACCCGTTTTACTGTAAAATCATCATTCGCATAAATTACAGTAGGATCTGCCTGCAATAAGATCCCCTTATTTAAACGATTTAAATACAAACCTGCAATAATTGGCATTTCTTTGTCATACAGTGCTTCTGAATCTACAATAGAGGCCAGAATGGTCACCTGTGCAGGTGTTAGGTTTAAGGCTTCTGCTTTCTTCATACGTTTAGCCGTCCAGAATTTTTCAAACTCTTTATGCATTTTTTTGAAAAAATCCATCGGACTAATGTTCCAATACATTTCGTAGGTGTTTGGAATAAACATGGTATAGCTGTTGTCTTGTGTAAAGCCGTATTTTTCTACCAGGGCGGCAGAGTCCAATACTTTAATGAAGGTTAAAGAATCTGCTTCCATATTTGCCGCCAGGTAAGCAGCGAAATTTTCCTTTTTACGGATGTTCTGAAATTTAAGTTTTACCGGATCCTGATTGCCTGCTTTAATTTTATTGATCAGGGTGCGGTTATTCATTCCCTTAGCCAGTTTATATCGGCCTGGTTTAAGCTTACGGCCCAGTTCCATTTTAGCCGCTGCCTGACTAAAGGTGCCGACATCGCTTAAAATGTCTTTTTCTTTTAATACTGCAAAGACATCATCCAGCGTTGCATCAGTTTTGACGTACAGGTATTTTTGATTAGCGGTAACATTGGGTGAAAAATAAACCTTATAAAATTTTAGTCCCAGATAGCAGGCAGAGATCAGGATGAGTAAACCCAGCCCTAAAAAGATTTTGGTACCTGTTTTGATTTTTTTCTTTTCGGTAGTCATTATTTTGAAATGAATGAATGCTAATTTTTCTTGTTGGAAAGTACGATATTGATGGGGGTTCCAATTTTAACCTTTGTCAGCGAATCGCTCAGTAAAGGAACCTGCATCACAATGGTTGCCGAGGCACTGTCTGTGATTTCACCTTCGTACGTGATGGTGCCCAGGCTAAGCATAGCCCCCTTTAAAGAGAACCTGGCCTCATCTACTGTAAGACCGATTAAAGCCGGAATATCCACTTCTTCGCTTCCTCTTCCATCTCCCAGTACGAGGTCAATGCGCGAACCTTTAGGCAAA
This genomic window contains:
- a CDS encoding YihY/virulence factor BrkB family protein; the encoded protein is MEWLHKLLLKTRPYTLLIDWTKVYVLPGFSPLPLYTVAAFFLQEIQKDSLVNKASSLAYNFMLAIFPGIIFLFTLIPFLPNGFQDQLMMLIGLILPHKAYDAFEVTLIEIVKIQNGKLLSFGFIVSTYFATNGVHSLMMAFNKSSVIVETRSWLKRRLISLILTLVIFTSVMICIGAMTVGEIALNYLKSELHIKGNITYYVIQLTRWMLLALLYFVTISVLYRYGPAHSKKWRFFSAGSWLATILAFLTIWGFSFYINHFSSYNKIYGSIGTLIVVMIWLYLNSLILLIGFELNASVDLSKKSVKIIKPNFNLFKN
- the mltG gene encoding endolytic transglycosylase MltG; this encodes MTTEKKKIKTGTKIFLGLGLLILISACYLGLKFYKVYFSPNVTANQKYLYVKTDATLDDVFAVLKEKDILSDVGTFSQAAAKMELGRKLKPGRYKLAKGMNNRTLINKIKAGNQDPVKLKFQNIRKKENFAAYLAANMEADSLTFIKVLDSAALVEKYGFTQDNSYTMFIPNTYEMYWNISPMDFFKKMHKEFEKFWTAKRMKKAEALNLTPAQVTILASIVDSEALYDKEMPIIAGLYLNRLNKGILLQADPTVIYANDDFTVKRVTGALLKTESRYNTYKYAGLPPGPIMMPSINAIDAVLNHDHNNYIYMCAKEDFSGYHNFAVTKEEHNINAKKYRDALNKRNIFR
- the eutC gene encoding ethanolamine ammonia-lyase subunit EutC — translated: MAKLALLKKFTDARIALGRAGTSIPAKASLEFKLAHAHARDAVYSSIQPDQFAKALSKFNLPILLLHSGAADRAQYLQRPDLGRQLDGQSAEILKNQVTGADVVLVLADGLSALALQENIIPLLSRLLPKLISSGLSLAPLCIVEQGRVAIADEIAEALEAKLSLILIGERPGLSSADSLGAYLTYQPKKGLTDDSRNCISNIRPAGLDFDLAAGKIFYLVQESFRLKISGVQLKDNQGLLS
- a CDS encoding ethanolamine ammonia-lyase subunit EutB — encoded protein: MAYQHTVRGRVYSFNDLKQLLAKASPFRTGDALAGLAAENYEERVAAQIALADVPLKVFLNESVIPYEDDEVTRLIVDEHDADAFSAISHLTLGAFRDWLLDDATDTATLTSIANGISPEMVAAVSKIMRNQDLIAVAKKCSVITRFRNTIGLPGRFSTRLQPNHPTDDPRGILASIVDGLLYGSGDAVIGINPATDSPDAVLKLLHLTDNLRQQFAIPMQSCILSHVTTTIDLIARGAPVDLCFQSIAGTEKANSSFGINLTLLEEAHQATLSLKRGSLGENVMYFETGQGSALSANAHHGVDQQTCETRAYAVAKEYKPLLVNTVVGFIGPEYLYDGKQIIRAALEDHFCAKLLGLPMGVDVCYTNHAEADQDDMDNLVTLLGVAGCNFIMGVPGSDDIMLNYQSTSFHDALYVRKVLGLKPAPEFEEWLIKQGITDQAGRLLDASASLLKNMDRLWQS
- a CDS encoding thioesterase family protein yields the protein MYIHTSTVRVRYGETDQMGYVYYGNYAEYYEVARVEMLRSLGMDYAAMERDGVMLPVLELQCKFIKPAFYDQEISIKTTVKTLPGVRISFDYELYNPAQELINIGATTLVFFDMKTKKPCTAPKEFMDKIAAYF